From the genome of Candidatus Electrothrix communis, one region includes:
- the nadA gene encoding quinolinate synthase NadA yields MSFTQQPDIGSTYQGMKQEELVERIAARKKELAGDLLILSHHYQHDSLYQFADLTGDSLKLAADAAKIKDKQFLIFCGVHFMAEAADILSAEHQQVLLPHLDAGCPMADMSTRAAVEAAWTELGTVTGVAEESMTPVTYVNSSADVKSFVGEKGGSSCTSSNAERVLAWALSRGELVFFFPDQHLGRNASYALGLPEEQVVLWRRGEPMGGCTQEELKQARVVLWDGYCEVHMRSFSEHVHGWRTQAPQATVIVHPECRNEVIRLADMSGSTEAIISAVAASKPGSHWVIGTEINLVDRLAKQYPDKTIDSLTPACLCPTMSAIKPTNLLWMLDNLAEGNIVNQIQVPQEIAVQAKICLDRMLAI; encoded by the coding sequence ATGTCATTTACCCAACAGCCAGATATCGGATCAACATACCAAGGAATGAAACAGGAAGAGCTTGTTGAACGCATTGCAGCCCGAAAAAAAGAGCTCGCAGGAGACCTGCTCATCCTCAGCCATCATTACCAGCACGACTCTTTATATCAATTTGCCGACCTCACCGGTGATTCATTAAAACTGGCCGCTGACGCCGCGAAGATCAAAGATAAACAATTTCTGATCTTCTGCGGGGTTCATTTTATGGCCGAGGCAGCGGATATTCTCTCTGCCGAACACCAGCAGGTTCTTCTCCCCCATCTTGATGCTGGTTGCCCCATGGCGGATATGTCCACCCGAGCTGCTGTTGAAGCAGCCTGGACAGAACTGGGCACCGTTACCGGAGTAGCGGAAGAATCCATGACCCCGGTTACCTATGTAAACTCATCCGCTGATGTCAAAAGCTTTGTCGGCGAAAAAGGCGGTTCCTCCTGTACCTCATCAAATGCAGAGCGAGTCCTTGCCTGGGCACTCTCACGAGGAGAGCTGGTTTTCTTTTTTCCGGATCAGCATCTCGGACGCAATGCCTCCTACGCCTTAGGCCTTCCTGAAGAACAGGTTGTGCTTTGGCGACGGGGAGAACCCATGGGCGGATGCACCCAGGAGGAACTCAAGCAGGCAAGGGTGGTTCTTTGGGATGGGTATTGCGAGGTTCATATGCGCAGCTTTTCCGAGCATGTTCACGGCTGGCGTACCCAGGCCCCTCAAGCAACGGTGATTGTCCACCCGGAATGTCGCAACGAGGTCATCCGCTTGGCAGATATGTCAGGCTCAACAGAGGCCATTATTTCCGCCGTTGCGGCCAGCAAACCCGGCAGTCACTGGGTTATCGGCACAGAGATCAACTTGGTGGACCGACTGGCCAAACAATATCCTGACAAGACCATTGACTCGTTGACCCCGGCCTGCCTTTGTCCGACCATGTCAGCAATCAAACCAACCAACCTTCTCTGGATGCTCGACAATCTCGCTGAAGGAAATATCGTCAATCAGATCCAGGTTCCGCAGGAAATAGCTGTGCAAGCTAAAATCTGCCTGGATAGAATGCTGGCTATCTGA
- a CDS encoding cold shock domain-containing protein, with protein sequence MDLKVEARNLDMRNGWQEKIEEEREKLIRHYANLVLHLRVTIEATPGYKEGGYEISLVASVPNDTVVVKRWGEKVRPLLVESFDVLGLQLKDIVEKKKNHKSQVSVKTQGGLPGGDARGTVRRMFDEYGFIMTHDDQEVFFHANALKNVSMDDLEEGTAVSLAMEDGVKGLQAVWVKAA encoded by the coding sequence ATGGATCTAAAAGTTGAGGCCAGAAATCTTGACATGCGCAACGGCTGGCAGGAAAAAATAGAAGAAGAACGAGAAAAACTTATCCGCCATTATGCAAACTTGGTTCTTCATCTTCGCGTAACAATTGAAGCTACCCCAGGTTATAAGGAAGGGGGTTATGAAATCAGCTTAGTTGCTTCTGTACCCAACGATACTGTCGTGGTCAAACGCTGGGGTGAAAAAGTACGTCCCTTGCTGGTTGAGAGTTTTGACGTCCTTGGCCTGCAATTAAAAGATATTGTAGAGAAAAAGAAAAACCATAAGAGTCAAGTCAGTGTTAAAACCCAAGGCGGTCTTCCAGGGGGCGATGCCCGTGGGACTGTCCGGCGTATGTTTGACGAATACGGCTTTATCATGACCCATGATGATCAGGAAGTTTTCTTTCATGCCAATGCATTGAAAAATGTTTCTATGGACGACCTTGAAGAAGGTACTGCTGTAAGCCTTGCTATGGAAGACGGCGTTAAAGGATTACAGGCAGTCTGGGTAAAGGCCGCCTGA
- the hemH gene encoding ferrochelatase, producing MAKKIGVLLLNMGGPEKQEDVRPFLYNLFSDRQIIRLGPALLQKPIAAMIARRRAPVSMENYQKIGGGSPLTRITAEQAQALEKRLEQSLAGEGGCIVRSCMRYWPPFADAVLQEMVDAGVTELIALPLYPHYCRATTGSSLSDLRQQNARLGLNLPIREIRSWPAEPEYIDVLAARIQEGLSLFAESEQAAVQLVYSAHSLPKKFIDQGDPYVEEIKATIAAVEKQVGRQGKLCFQSRSGPVEWLEPSTPDMLKQLAGQGCQNILMVPIAFVSDHIETLYEIDMLYKDQAAELGMRLESTRGLNDDPQFIKALRTLVLRAARSE from the coding sequence ATGGCCAAAAAGATCGGTGTGTTGTTGTTGAATATGGGCGGTCCTGAAAAACAGGAGGACGTTCGTCCGTTTCTGTATAATCTGTTCTCGGATAGACAAATTATCCGTCTCGGCCCGGCGTTGTTGCAGAAACCGATTGCCGCCATGATCGCCCGCAGGCGTGCTCCGGTCAGTATGGAAAACTATCAGAAAATCGGTGGAGGTTCACCGCTTACCCGCATAACAGCTGAGCAGGCCCAAGCATTAGAAAAAAGATTAGAGCAGAGCTTAGCAGGTGAAGGGGGCTGTATCGTGCGTTCTTGTATGCGGTATTGGCCACCCTTTGCCGATGCTGTTTTGCAGGAAATGGTCGATGCTGGCGTGACCGAGTTGATTGCGCTTCCCCTGTACCCCCATTATTGCCGGGCCACAACAGGCTCTTCTTTATCCGATCTTAGACAGCAGAATGCGAGGCTTGGTCTGAATTTGCCCATACGGGAGATTCGTTCTTGGCCTGCTGAGCCGGAATACATCGACGTTCTGGCTGCCCGTATTCAGGAAGGACTCTCTCTGTTCGCAGAGAGCGAGCAAGCGGCGGTGCAGTTGGTTTACAGTGCCCATAGTTTGCCGAAAAAATTTATTGATCAGGGCGATCCCTATGTGGAGGAAATCAAAGCCACTATTGCAGCAGTAGAAAAGCAGGTCGGCAGGCAGGGGAAACTCTGCTTTCAAAGCCGGAGCGGTCCGGTGGAGTGGTTAGAGCCCAGCACGCCGGATATGCTGAAGCAGCTGGCCGGACAAGGGTGTCAAAATATTCTGATGGTGCCCATAGCCTTTGTCTCTGATCATATCGAAACCCTGTACGAAATTGATATGCTCTATAAGGATCAGGCAGCGGAGCTGGGCATGCGACTTGAATCAACCCGAGGGCTGAATGATGATCCGCAATTTATCAAGGCCTTGCGGACCTTGGTCCTGCGTGCTGCTCGCTCAGAATAA
- a CDS encoding DUF2062 domain-containing protein: MKLNIRRTSRYYYLRFIRLQDSPSSLAIGSALGAAIAVTPTLPLHTLCIIGLTLLLRVNTLAALMAGTIISNPLTFAGQYYLSWKIGSILLPGRLDWEQLHGVLVLVRQSSFLEGITIMGQLGFDAMLVLQTGGLVLAIPLGIITYLITIRFFIRLQEKKQQKHLLNK, from the coding sequence GTGAAACTAAATATTCGGCGGACAAGCCGATATTATTATCTCCGTTTTATCCGTCTTCAAGACTCACCCTCTTCTCTAGCCATAGGCTCTGCCCTCGGGGCCGCCATTGCCGTCACTCCCACCCTTCCCCTGCATACCCTATGCATCATCGGCCTCACTCTGCTGCTCCGGGTCAACACCCTTGCCGCCCTCATGGCCGGGACCATCATCAGTAATCCCCTCACCTTTGCGGGTCAATACTATCTATCCTGGAAAATCGGCAGCATTCTTTTGCCGGGAAGACTGGACTGGGAACAACTGCATGGGGTCTTAGTCCTGGTCCGGCAGTCTTCCTTCCTTGAGGGAATAACGATAATGGGACAGTTGGGTTTTGATGCCATGTTGGTCCTCCAAACTGGTGGCCTAGTCTTGGCAATCCCCCTTGGAATAATTACCTACCTGATCACAATCCGCTTTTTTATCCGCCTGCAAGAGAAAAAACAGCAAAAACATCTGCTGAACAAATAG
- a CDS encoding OmpA family protein → MNTFMPRMLFLTSMTLSLILSGCGSKEIEPYQGATEAASTSEMETATTYPLSYGALQEEQGSIDEENMQGSIGEENLSAESMASLTENLPMPEEDDNTPIIETLDAGSGAGEQKLGFGDRNNKSATYKKEHGRSSVQLKPVYFDFDKSNIRNDQVASIEHDGEYLKSNVASKVLIEGNCDETGTNEYNLALGERRAMNAKKYLIKLGVDSVRIRTISYGEERPLFTGSEDSDHAYNRRDDFILE, encoded by the coding sequence ATGAATACCTTCATGCCCCGCATGCTTTTTTTAACCTCTATGACCCTGTCTCTCATCCTTTCCGGCTGCGGGTCAAAAGAAATCGAACCGTATCAGGGGGCAACAGAGGCGGCAAGTACGTCCGAAATGGAAACAGCAACAACCTATCCTCTCAGCTACGGAGCCCTTCAGGAGGAGCAAGGCTCTATAGATGAAGAAAACATGCAAGGTTCTATAGGTGAAGAAAATTTGAGTGCAGAAAGTATGGCCTCCTTAACAGAGAATCTTCCCATGCCTGAGGAGGACGATAACACCCCGATCATAGAAACCCTTGATGCTGGCAGCGGTGCAGGGGAACAAAAACTGGGCTTTGGGGATCGCAATAATAAATCAGCTACATATAAAAAAGAGCACGGTCGCTCCTCAGTTCAGCTCAAGCCTGTTTACTTTGATTTTGACAAATCAAATATCCGCAACGATCAGGTTGCATCCATTGAGCATGACGGCGAATACTTAAAAAGCAACGTAGCCAGCAAAGTGCTCATTGAAGGAAACTGCGATGAAACCGGAACCAATGAATACAACTTGGCTTTGGGCGAGCGCAGGGCGATGAATGCCAAAAAATATCTGATAAAACTCGGTGTTGATAGTGTCAGGATCAGGACGATTTCCTATGGCGAAGAGCGCCCCCTTTTCACCGGTTCCGAGGACTCTGATCACGCCTATAATCGCCGGGACGATTTTATCCTTGAATAG
- a CDS encoding exodeoxyribonuclease III: MKKEVFPIEFVITALEQEVVDYAVPVVDLIAAQTKDPLKVLLATILSARTKDEVTAAAAKRLFAKADSLEALERLSLEELEKIIYPVGFFRNKAKYLANLPEVMKREFNGRIPDTVDELVKLPGVGRKTANLVVAVAFNKPTICVDTHVHRIMNLWGYVETTTPLQTEMALRAKLPEKYWITINSLLVAFGQGICKPRAPHCDRCVIAEDCPQLGVTPRKIPGAKRVSSGSKFVSWNVNGLRAALKKDKGFLDVLHELDADIFAVQEIKAMPDQLPDEVKNIPGYTAYWYPAQKKGYSGTAVFTRKTPKNVMYGLGKEAFDREGRVLTLEFDDFYFITAYFPNSQHGLKRLQYKQDFNMEILHYMNQLAKKKSVVLCGDLNVAHKEIDLANPKTNVKNPGFCPEERAWMDEVIRAGYVDTFRLFNQEPEQYTWWSYRFHARARNIGWRIDYFVVDPASRDRVCSAAIHDDVLGSDHCPVSIEFT; the protein is encoded by the coding sequence ATGAAAAAAGAAGTTTTCCCGATAGAGTTTGTCATCACTGCGCTGGAACAGGAGGTTGTTGATTACGCTGTGCCAGTAGTCGATTTGATTGCCGCACAGACAAAGGATCCGCTCAAGGTGTTACTGGCAACTATATTGTCGGCACGGACCAAAGATGAGGTAACTGCTGCTGCTGCAAAGCGGCTGTTTGCTAAGGCAGATTCACTTGAGGCGCTTGAACGCCTTTCTTTGGAAGAACTAGAAAAGATCATCTACCCTGTTGGTTTTTTTCGGAATAAGGCCAAATATCTTGCTAACCTACCTGAGGTCATGAAGCGAGAGTTCAACGGGCGGATCCCTGATACGGTTGATGAGCTGGTGAAGCTCCCCGGCGTAGGGCGAAAAACAGCCAACCTCGTGGTGGCTGTGGCCTTTAACAAACCCACCATCTGCGTGGATACCCATGTCCATCGGATTATGAACCTTTGGGGATATGTCGAGACGACGACCCCTTTGCAAACAGAGATGGCCCTGCGTGCAAAGTTGCCTGAGAAGTACTGGATAACCATCAATTCCTTGCTGGTTGCCTTTGGTCAAGGCATCTGTAAGCCGCGTGCGCCCCATTGTGATCGCTGTGTTATTGCGGAAGATTGCCCGCAACTTGGCGTGACTCCACGTAAGATTCCCGGTGCAAAGAGGGTGAGCTCAGGATCCAAATTTGTGTCCTGGAATGTCAATGGATTGCGTGCTGCGTTAAAGAAGGATAAGGGCTTTCTTGATGTGCTTCATGAACTTGATGCAGATATTTTTGCTGTGCAGGAAATCAAAGCCATGCCGGATCAACTTCCTGATGAGGTCAAGAATATCCCCGGATATACGGCATATTGGTATCCGGCGCAGAAAAAAGGGTATTCAGGAACCGCTGTCTTTACCAGAAAGACGCCCAAGAATGTTATGTACGGCTTGGGAAAGGAAGCGTTTGATAGGGAGGGCAGGGTGTTGACCCTTGAGTTTGATGATTTTTATTTTATCACTGCCTATTTCCCCAACTCCCAGCATGGGCTGAAACGACTGCAATACAAGCAGGATTTTAATATGGAAATCCTCCATTATATGAATCAGCTGGCGAAAAAAAAATCCGTCGTCCTTTGCGGTGATCTGAATGTGGCCCATAAGGAGATTGATCTTGCCAATCCTAAGACGAATGTGAAGAACCCCGGTTTCTGTCCAGAAGAAAGAGCCTGGATGGATGAAGTGATCAGGGCCGGTTATGTTGATACCTTTCGTTTATTCAATCAGGAACCGGAGCAATATACCTGGTGGAGCTACCGTTTTCATGCTCGGGCCAGGAATATTGGCTGGCGTATAGATTATTTTGTGGTGGACCCTGCCAGTCGGGACCGGGTTTGTTCTGCCGCTATTCATGATGATGTGCTCGGATCGGATCATTGTCCGGTCAGCATTGAATTCACTTGA
- a CDS encoding response regulator transcription factor: MELYCIVIADDHSLIRQGIKAMIGQEPGLQVIAEAADGRELLNILEEVRPDMVIVDISMPQISGIEAVGTIHRLYPAVRILVLTMHSNTQYCYHAVSAGAHGYLLKDDSDTELLPAIQQIRDGELYVSPQLAAEVTREMASALQDQKETPLVHLTKREKEVLQLVVNGLTSKQIGDKLFLSPRTVGHHRSSLLKKFNMKNSVDLANYVVKNSLIIR; the protein is encoded by the coding sequence ATGGAATTATATTGTATCGTTATTGCAGATGATCATAGTCTGATCAGGCAGGGAATAAAGGCCATGATCGGCCAGGAACCGGGCTTGCAAGTGATTGCTGAGGCTGCTGATGGTCGTGAACTTTTGAATATCTTGGAAGAAGTCCGGCCGGATATGGTTATCGTCGATATATCCATGCCGCAGATCAGCGGTATTGAGGCAGTGGGGACAATTCATAGATTATACCCTGCTGTACGGATTCTCGTTCTGACCATGCATTCCAATACCCAGTATTGTTATCATGCTGTGTCCGCAGGTGCGCACGGGTATTTGCTGAAAGATGATTCAGATACGGAATTGCTCCCAGCTATTCAACAGATACGGGACGGAGAGCTCTATGTGAGTCCGCAATTAGCTGCGGAAGTTACCCGTGAAATGGCTTCAGCCCTCCAGGATCAAAAGGAGACACCTCTTGTTCATTTGACCAAGAGAGAGAAGGAAGTGTTGCAGTTGGTGGTGAATGGCTTGACCAGTAAACAGATAGGAGACAAGCTTTTTCTCAGCCCAAGGACAGTGGGCCACCATCGCTCAAGCCTTCTGAAAAAGTTTAATATGAAGAATAGTGTGGATTTGGCAAATTATGTTGTAAAAAATTCTCTTATTATTAGGTAG
- a CDS encoding HU family DNA-binding protein has protein sequence MNKLDLVKALAQSANISKADAERGLVSLLETMKEAIEVGERVNLVGFGSFSVIDRAPRVGRNPKTGEQVRIPPRRSVKFCPGQALKQKFF, from the coding sequence ATGAATAAACTTGATCTGGTAAAGGCACTTGCTCAGTCCGCAAATATCAGTAAAGCAGACGCTGAACGCGGTTTAGTTAGCTTACTGGAAACTATGAAAGAGGCTATTGAGGTTGGCGAGCGCGTAAATCTTGTCGGTTTTGGCAGCTTTTCTGTTATTGATAGGGCGCCGCGTGTGGGGCGCAACCCGAAGACTGGTGAGCAGGTCAGAATACCTCCTCGACGCAGTGTTAAATTTTGCCCTGGCCAGGCGCTCAAACAAAAATTTTTTTAA
- the lgt gene encoding prolipoprotein diacylglyceryl transferase, which yields MLTFPQIDPILFSLGPFHVRWYGLMYIIGFVACYLLVSYQAKKFKWDRLLEHLDNLNIAIVAGVVLGGRLGYVLFYNLPYFLKHPLEIFATWQGGMSFHGGALGVLIALAIYSRRHDLDPWKIIDMYTVTAPIGVGFGRLGNFINGELFGRTTDLPWGMVFPYGGPLPRHPSQLYEAFLEGIIIFIVLWLLKGKPWQVDQDGKQLSHWPHGSMTALAMILYGFFRFLVEFVREPDAHLGTVLFGMTMGQVLSAILVGMGIILWTVRKRKAAGSS from the coding sequence ATGCTCACCTTCCCTCAAATCGATCCGATCCTTTTTTCTCTCGGCCCTTTCCATGTTCGCTGGTACGGCCTGATGTACATCATAGGGTTCGTAGCCTGCTACCTGCTGGTCAGCTATCAGGCCAAGAAATTTAAGTGGGATCGACTGCTCGAACATCTGGACAACCTGAATATCGCCATCGTCGCCGGAGTTGTTCTCGGCGGCAGGCTGGGGTATGTCCTTTTTTACAACCTCCCCTATTTCCTCAAGCATCCCCTGGAAATATTCGCCACCTGGCAAGGAGGAATGTCTTTTCACGGCGGAGCCCTAGGCGTGCTGATCGCCTTGGCCATCTACAGCAGGCGACATGATCTTGATCCTTGGAAAATTATCGACATGTACACGGTCACCGCGCCCATTGGTGTCGGGTTCGGCAGGCTCGGCAATTTCATCAACGGAGAACTGTTCGGCAGGACAACGGATCTTCCCTGGGGCATGGTGTTTCCTTACGGCGGCCCGCTTCCCAGGCATCCTTCCCAGCTTTATGAGGCTTTTCTGGAAGGAATTATTATATTTATCGTACTCTGGTTGCTTAAAGGAAAACCCTGGCAGGTCGATCAGGACGGGAAACAACTCTCCCACTGGCCACACGGATCCATGACAGCCCTAGCCATGATTCTCTACGGTTTTTTCCGTTTCCTTGTCGAATTTGTCCGTGAGCCTGATGCACATCTTGGCACGGTTTTGTTCGGCATGACGATGGGGCAGGTACTGAGTGCGATTTTAGTGGGTATGGGGATTATCCTTTGGACGGTACGCAAAAGAAAGGCGGCTGGTTCATCTTGA
- a CDS encoding nucleotidyltransferase domain-containing protein, whose product METRLSNREINPEISQEISRRLADAEREHKVRILYCCESGSRAWGFASPDSDYDVRFIYVHEEDWYLSFDIERRRDVIEYPIVDEIDCSGWDLRKALYLFTRTNGALLEWLNSPIRYIEQGDFAAKLRNLAPPAINNVALCYHYSHMARRNAREYLFRDKVKLKKYFYVLRPLLAIRYIEEGRGIPPVEFEHLVESVAPSDIRQSIASLLETKRVTPELGLGDPIPEINAFISTETERHGTAFHGQGRPDINERTEVAEELNALFRETIRGEHRGSHPTE is encoded by the coding sequence ATGGAAACCAGGCTCTCCAATCGAGAAATCAACCCAGAGATTTCCCAAGAGATCTCCCGCCGTCTCGCCGATGCCGAGCGCGAGCACAAGGTTCGCATTCTCTATTGCTGCGAATCCGGCAGTCGGGCCTGGGGTTTCGCATCCCCGGATTCGGACTATGATGTTCGCTTCATATACGTTCACGAGGAAGACTGGTATCTCTCCTTTGATATAGAGCGGCGGCGGGACGTGATCGAGTACCCAATCGTCGATGAAATTGACTGCTCCGGCTGGGATTTGCGCAAGGCCCTCTACCTGTTCACCCGAACAAACGGAGCCTTATTGGAATGGCTCAACAGTCCCATTCGCTACATTGAGCAAGGAGATTTTGCGGCGAAGCTCAGAAATCTCGCGCCACCGGCAATAAACAACGTAGCCCTCTGCTACCATTACAGCCACATGGCACGAAGAAACGCCCGCGAGTACCTCTTTCGTGACAAGGTCAAGCTCAAGAAGTACTTTTACGTGTTGCGTCCGCTGCTTGCGATACGCTACATTGAGGAGGGCAGGGGGATTCCGCCGGTAGAGTTCGAGCACCTCGTGGAGTCGGTTGCTCCTTCAGATATTCGCCAAAGTATCGCCAGCCTTCTGGAGACAAAACGTGTTACCCCGGAACTCGGCCTTGGCGATCCGATCCCTGAGATTAATGCCTTTATCAGCACGGAGACGGAACGACATGGCACCGCCTTTCATGGGCAAGGGCGTCCTGACATCAACGAGCGTACTGAAGTCGCTGAAGAGCTGAATGCCCTATTTCGTGAGACGATCAGGGGCGAACACAGGGGTTCGCACCCTACAGAATAA
- a CDS encoding calcium-binding protein: MGKEGEGIKEVLREIALDDEAALEAWDKHLRQVLTFPFQAEVEELQERGPLRVGDRITVEKIDSYIDDLRGIFVKVTKKKSNYVFPLADLEAMDQKGANFQPLRSYVIWFANH, encoded by the coding sequence TTGGGCAAAGAAGGAGAAGGTATCAAAGAAGTATTACGCGAGATTGCCTTAGATGATGAAGCTGCCCTTGAAGCCTGGGATAAACACCTGCGTCAGGTGTTAACCTTTCCTTTCCAAGCTGAGGTTGAAGAGCTGCAAGAGAGAGGCCCTTTACGAGTGGGCGACAGAATAACGGTAGAAAAAATAGACTCATACATTGATGACTTGCGGGGCATTTTCGTCAAAGTTACAAAGAAGAAGTCAAATTATGTTTTTCCACTGGCCGATCTTGAGGCAATGGATCAAAAAGGTGCGAATTTTCAGCCCTTAAGAAGTTATGTTATTTGGTTTGCAAATCATTGA
- a CDS encoding DUF1566 domain-containing protein, with protein MKSVLVIRLQISLAVIFIFFFCSQGLAKNSNLIPTMSLLLLVKHDCNHVRKGAAYLDNCGLCVGGTTGEIACAQDCNGVWDGDAYLDNCGKCVGGDTGNSACTIMHGGKMWQQADDEIKRQYAAAITYCDELELGNYSDWYLPSYDELKGLVVCTDGTPTPLKDYPTQPFKCGSEGSYESPTIDASFHADTDRYWTSYESSIYRIAIDFNDGEAYVFYQPYSYFTRCVR; from the coding sequence ATGAAGTCGGTACTGGTAATTCGTTTACAAATCTCTCTTGCAGTTATATTTATTTTTTTCTTTTGCTCTCAAGGATTAGCAAAAAATTCAAACCTAATCCCAACAATGTCACTTCTGCTTCTTGTTAAACATGACTGCAATCATGTAAGAAAGGGCGCTGCATATTTAGACAACTGTGGTCTTTGTGTTGGTGGTACCACTGGAGAAATAGCTTGTGCCCAAGATTGTAATGGAGTTTGGGATGGTGATGCTTACTTGGATAACTGTGGAAAATGCGTTGGAGGTGATACAGGTAATTCAGCATGTACAATTATGCATGGTGGCAAGATGTGGCAGCAAGCAGATGATGAAATTAAAAGACAGTATGCAGCAGCGATTACTTATTGCGATGAATTAGAGTTAGGTAATTATTCAGACTGGTACCTTCCTTCTTATGATGAACTGAAAGGTTTGGTAGTATGCACAGACGGTACACCCACACCATTGAAAGATTATCCGACTCAACCATTTAAATGTGGTTCAGAGGGGAGTTATGAATCACCAACAATTGATGCATCATTTCATGCTGATACGGACAGATATTGGACATCGTATGAAAGCTCAATCTATAGAATAGCTATTGATTTTAATGATGGCGAAGCCTATGTGTTTTATCAGCCTTATTCATATTTCACGCGCTGTGTACGTTGA